From one uncultured Paludibacter sp. genomic stretch:
- the rplA gene encoding 50S ribosomal subunit protein L1 (Evidence 2a : Function from experimental evidences in other organisms; Product type s : structure): MSKLTKKQKLAAEKIEAGKAYSLAEASALVKEITTTKFDASVDVDVRLGVDPRKANQMVRGVVSLPHGTGKQTRVLALCTPDQEAAAKEAGADFVGLDEYIEKIKGGWTDVDVIITQPAIMGKIGALGRVLGPRGLMPNPKSGTVTNDVAAAVKEVKQGKIDFKVDKYGIVHTSIGKVSFTAEQIADNAKEFIHTIIKLKPTTAKGTYVKSIYLSSTMSAGIKIDPKSVED; encoded by the coding sequence ATGAGTAAACTTACAAAAAAACAAAAGTTAGCTGCAGAAAAAATTGAAGCAGGAAAAGCCTATTCTTTAGCTGAAGCATCAGCGTTGGTAAAAGAAATTACCACAACTAAATTTGATGCTTCGGTAGATGTTGATGTACGCTTAGGTGTTGACCCACGTAAAGCCAACCAAATGGTACGCGGTGTTGTATCGTTGCCACACGGAACGGGAAAACAAACACGGGTTCTTGCATTATGTACTCCCGATCAGGAAGCTGCCGCTAAAGAAGCAGGAGCTGACTTTGTCGGTCTTGACGAATATATAGAAAAAATCAAAGGCGGTTGGACGGATGTGGATGTAATTATTACACAGCCGGCAATTATGGGTAAAATTGGAGCTTTAGGACGTGTACTCGGACCTCGCGGTTTGATGCCAAATCCTAAAAGTGGTACAGTTACCAATGATGTGGCTGCTGCAGTAAAAGAAGTAAAACAAGGGAAAATTGACTTTAAAGTCGATAAGTATGGTATTGTTCACACATCCATAGGAAAAGTTTCCTTCACTGCAGAACAAATAGCAGATAATGCGAAAGAGTTTATCCATACTATTATCAAGCTGAAACCAACTACCGCCAAAGGTACATATGTAAAGAGCATTTATCTTTCAAGCACGATGAGTGCCGGCATTAAAATCGATCCTAAATCAGTAGAAGATTAA
- the rplK gene encoding 50S ribosomal subunit protein L11 (Evidence 2a : Function from experimental evidences in other organisms; PubMedId : 10094780, 10756104, 12809609, 2137819, 21528825, 2483975, 377281, 7004866; Product type s : structure), producing the protein MAKEIAGLIKLQIKGGAANPSPPVGPALGSKGINIMEFCKQFNARTQDKPGKILPVVITYYTDKSFDFIVKTPPVAVQLIEAAKIKGGSAEPNRKKVAEITWEQVKTIAADKMVDLNCFELEAAMRMVAGTARSMGITVKGEFPNNN; encoded by the coding sequence ATGGCAAAAGAGATTGCTGGACTTATCAAATTGCAGATAAAAGGAGGTGCGGCAAACCCATCTCCCCCTGTTGGACCTGCGTTAGGTTCGAAAGGGATCAATATTATGGAGTTTTGCAAACAATTTAATGCCAGAACCCAAGACAAACCGGGTAAAATTTTGCCCGTAGTCATCACTTATTACACAGACAAATCTTTCGACTTTATTGTAAAAACTCCACCTGTGGCAGTTCAACTTATTGAAGCTGCTAAAATAAAAGGTGGATCGGCTGAACCAAACCGTAAAAAAGTGGCAGAAATTACTTGGGAACAAGTAAAAACTATCGCAGCTGACAAAATGGTCGATTTGAATTGTTTTGAGTTAGAAGCTGCTATGAGAATGGTAGCGGGTACAGCTCGAAGTATGGGTATCACTGTGAAAGGTGAATTTCCAAATAACAATTAA
- the nusG gene encoding transcription termination factor (Evidence 2a : Function from experimental evidences in other organisms; PubMedId : 10383769, 1532577, 2137819, 7505669, 8422985, 9571053, 9600841; Product type f : factor) yields MTESSNFKWYVLRAISGKENKVKEYIDAEIKNSDLGQYVAQVLIPTEKVYQIRNGKKITKERSYLPGYVLVEANLVGEITHRLRNTPNVLGFLGEKNNQPTPIRQSEVNRILGTVDERQEIGEEMLTPFFVGENVKVINGPFSGFSGLIEEVNNEKKKLKVMVLIFGRKTPLELAFTQVEKE; encoded by the coding sequence GTGACAGAGTCGTCTAACTTTAAATGGTACGTGCTACGTGCTATCAGTGGTAAAGAGAACAAGGTAAAGGAATATATTGATGCTGAAATCAAAAATTCGGACCTTGGTCAATATGTGGCTCAAGTGCTCATTCCTACAGAAAAAGTATACCAAATTCGTAATGGTAAGAAAATTACCAAAGAACGCAGTTATCTTCCGGGTTATGTTCTTGTAGAAGCAAATCTGGTAGGTGAAATTACTCATCGTTTGCGTAATACTCCCAATGTACTTGGATTTCTTGGTGAAAAAAACAACCAACCTACTCCTATTCGTCAATCAGAGGTGAATAGAATTTTAGGTACGGTTGATGAACGTCAAGAAATTGGAGAAGAAATGCTTACGCCTTTCTTTGTGGGAGAAAATGTCAAAGTTATTAATGGTCCGTTCAGCGGATTTAGTGGTTTGATAGAAGAAGTAAACAATGAGAAGAAAAAACTGAAAGTTATGGTTTTAATTTTCGGTAGAAAAACACCGCTTGAATTAGCTTTCACACAAGTAGAAAAAGAATAA
- a CDS encoding Protein translocase subunit SecE (fragment): MSANFLTKTREGLKESYNELVHKVSWPTRSELTNSAVVVLIASIILALIVLAMDTTFRELMTFIYEKVF, from the coding sequence ATGAGTGCTAATTTTTTAACAAAAACCAGGGAAGGATTAAAAGAATCTTATAATGAACTTGTTCATAAAGTTTCTTGGCCAACCCGATCAGAACTTACAAACAGCGCTGTCGTAGTATTAATTGCTTCCATAATACTTGCGTTGATTGTATTAGCTATGGACACAACCTTTAGGGAATTAATGACGTTCATTTACGAAAAAGTATTTTAA
- the tufB gene encoding protein chain elongation factor EF-Tu, possible GTP-binding factor (duplicate of tufA) (Evidence 2a : Function from experimental evidences in other organisms; Product type f : factor) translates to MAKEKFDRSKPHVNVGTIGHVDHGKTTLTAAITTVLAKRGLSEIRSFDSIDNAPEEKERGITINTAHVEYQTANRHYAHVDCPGHADYVKNMVTGAAQMDGAIIVVAATDGPMPQTREHILLARQVNVPRLVVFMNKCDMVDDEEMLELVEMEMRELLSFYDFDGDNTPVIRGSALGGLNGVPEWEDKIMELMNAVDTWIELPPRAVDKPFLMPVEDVFSITGRGTVATGRIETGVINTGEEIQIIGLGAEGKKSVVTGVEMFRKILDRGEAGDNVGLLLRGIDKDEIKRGMVIAKPGSVKPHDHFKASVYILKKEEGGRHTPFHNKYRPQFYIRTLDVTGEITLPEGTEMVMPGDNLEIEVKLIYPVACSEGLRFAIREGGRTVGSGQITSLL, encoded by the coding sequence ATGGCAAAAGAAAAATTTGACAGGTCGAAGCCGCACGTAAACGTAGGTACTATCGGACACGTTGACCACGGAAAAACTACTTTGACCGCTGCAATTACTACTGTACTTGCAAAAAGAGGACTTTCTGAAATACGTTCGTTCGATTCTATCGACAACGCTCCAGAAGAAAAAGAACGTGGTATCACTATCAATACTGCTCACGTTGAATATCAAACAGCTAATCGTCACTATGCTCACGTTGACTGTCCGGGACACGCTGACTACGTGAAAAATATGGTAACTGGAGCTGCTCAAATGGACGGTGCAATCATCGTAGTAGCTGCTACTGATGGACCGATGCCTCAAACTCGCGAACACATTTTGTTAGCTCGCCAGGTAAATGTTCCTCGTCTTGTTGTGTTTATGAACAAATGTGATATGGTTGATGACGAAGAAATGTTAGAGTTGGTAGAAATGGAAATGCGAGAATTGCTTTCATTCTATGATTTTGACGGTGACAATACTCCTGTTATTCGTGGTTCTGCTCTTGGTGGATTGAACGGAGTTCCAGAATGGGAAGATAAAATTATGGAACTGATGAATGCTGTTGATACTTGGATTGAACTTCCTCCACGTGCAGTTGATAAACCTTTCTTGATGCCGGTTGAAGACGTATTCTCAATCACTGGTCGTGGTACTGTTGCTACCGGTCGTATTGAAACAGGTGTTATCAACACAGGTGAAGAAATTCAAATTATCGGTCTTGGTGCTGAAGGTAAAAAATCAGTTGTTACAGGTGTGGAAATGTTCCGTAAAATCCTTGACAGAGGTGAAGCTGGTGATAACGTAGGTTTATTGCTTCGTGGTATTGACAAAGATGAAATTAAACGTGGTATGGTTATCGCTAAACCGGGTTCAGTAAAACCTCACGATCATTTCAAAGCTTCTGTTTATATTTTGAAAAAAGAAGAAGGTGGACGTCACACTCCATTCCACAACAAATATCGTCCTCAATTCTATATCCGTACATTGGATGTAACTGGTGAAATCACTCTTCCGGAAGGAACTGAAATGGTTATGCCGGGCGATAACTTGGAAATTGAAGTGAAATTGATTTATCCGGTAGCTTGCTCTGAAGGTCTTCGTTTCGCTATCCGTGAAGGTGGACGTACTGTAGGTTCAGGACAAATCACTTCTTTATTATAA
- a CDS encoding Sigma 54 modulation protein/ribosomal protein S30EA has protein sequence MKLRIQSINFDATEKLEQHISKKASKLEKFFDEIMNVEVYLKVVKPETAANKQAEIKVSIPNVEFFASKTCDTFEEAADLSLEAIDKQIRKHKEKQAKK, from the coding sequence ATGAAACTTAGAATTCAATCCATCAATTTTGATGCAACAGAAAAACTGGAGCAACACATAAGTAAAAAAGCATCTAAATTGGAAAAATTTTTTGATGAAATAATGAATGTAGAAGTATATTTAAAAGTAGTAAAGCCGGAAACAGCTGCGAATAAACAAGCTGAAATTAAAGTTTCTATACCTAACGTAGAGTTTTTTGCTTCCAAGACCTGCGATACTTTTGAAGAAGCGGCTGATTTATCACTCGAAGCTATTGATAAACAAATTCGCAAACACAAAGAAAAACAAGCTAAAAAATAA
- the xerC gene encoding Tyrosine recombinase XerC: MIDNFLQYLQYEKNFSSHTVLSYHTDLLQFCDFLQITPEQFFPDNISSIDIQQWVLALMNKNISAKSISRKISTLKSFWHYLLLHKLTEKNPTTKIILPKTKKVLPAFYKRQEMSNALQSYEGLKGFKSVRDGMIIRLFYETGIRVSELVSLTDKDFNLSAKELKVLGKRNKQRIIPLGNDICEQMNRYLNIRNTNIELFSDKIFVRENGQSMYSRGVYNIVHNKMSQNATLHKQSPHVLRHTFATTLLNNGADINAVKNLLGHSSLAATQVYTHVNFSELKDIYKHAHPREVNKKGGKL, translated from the coding sequence ATGATAGACAACTTTCTGCAATATTTACAGTATGAGAAGAACTTTTCCTCTCATACTGTTTTGTCATATCATACCGACCTGCTCCAATTCTGCGATTTTCTGCAAATTACACCGGAGCAATTTTTCCCCGATAATATTTCTTCTATTGATATTCAACAGTGGGTTTTAGCGTTAATGAACAAAAATATTTCAGCTAAAAGTATTTCCCGAAAAATATCTACCTTAAAATCATTTTGGCATTATTTATTGCTCCATAAATTAACCGAAAAAAATCCTACAACAAAAATCATTTTGCCAAAAACAAAAAAAGTCCTTCCTGCGTTTTATAAACGACAAGAGATGAGTAATGCACTGCAATCTTATGAAGGATTGAAAGGATTTAAAAGCGTGAGAGATGGAATGATTATAAGATTGTTTTATGAAACAGGAATCCGAGTATCAGAACTTGTTAGCTTGACTGATAAAGATTTTAACCTGTCAGCAAAAGAATTGAAAGTACTTGGGAAGCGCAATAAACAGCGTATCATCCCACTCGGGAATGATATTTGCGAACAAATGAACAGATACCTAAATATTAGAAACACAAATATAGAACTCTTTAGTGATAAGATTTTTGTTCGTGAAAACGGACAATCAATGTATAGTCGGGGAGTATATAATATTGTGCACAATAAAATGAGTCAAAACGCTACTCTTCACAAACAAAGTCCTCATGTTCTTCGTCACACTTTTGCCACCACATTATTAAATAACGGAGCTGATATAAATGCAGTAAAAAATTTGCTGGGACATAGCAGTTTGGCGGCTACGCAAGTGTATACACATGTAAACTTTAGTGAACTCAAAGATATATACAAACACGCTCACCCACGTGAGGTAAATAAAAAAGGAGGTAAATTATGA
- the rpsU gene encoding 30S ribosomal protein S21, whose amino-acid sequence MIVVPVKEGENIEKALKKFKRKFEKTGVVKELRRRQCFDKPSVVKREKKIHAVYVQQMQRSED is encoded by the coding sequence ATGATTGTAGTTCCTGTAAAAGAAGGCGAAAACATTGAAAAAGCACTTAAAAAGTTCAAACGTAAATTTGAAAAAACCGGAGTAGTGAAAGAACTTCGTCGTCGTCAATGTTTTGACAAACCTTCTGTTGTAAAACGTGAAAAGAAAATTCACGCTGTTTACGTACAACAAATGCAACGTAGCGAAGATTAA
- the cobB gene encoding NAD-dependent protein deacylase gives MKRIVVLTGAGMSAESGVATFRDAGGLWEQHRIEDVATPEAFRRNPELVLEFYNKRRKQLFEVEPNEGHRLLAELEKDFDVRIITQNIDNLHERAGSTRVLHLHGELIKVRSTGIGEELFELTKENCEIHLGDKCPKGFQLRPHVVWFGEAVPEFENAIRLVETADVFLIIGTSMQVYPAAGLINYVSQDVPIYIIDPKDIGMSYHNIIHIKKGAGEGMKELKEKLKIKN, from the coding sequence ATGAAACGCATAGTTGTACTTACAGGCGCCGGAATGAGTGCCGAAAGCGGAGTTGCTACTTTTAGAGATGCCGGAGGACTTTGGGAACAACACCGAATAGAAGATGTAGCTACACCTGAAGCTTTTAGACGCAATCCTGAATTAGTGCTCGAATTCTATAATAAACGCCGGAAACAGCTTTTTGAAGTAGAGCCAAACGAAGGACATAGATTGTTGGCAGAACTTGAAAAAGACTTTGATGTGCGGATTATCACTCAAAATATAGATAATCTCCATGAACGTGCCGGAAGTACCCGCGTGTTGCACCTTCACGGGGAACTAATAAAAGTGCGTTCTACAGGAATTGGAGAAGAATTGTTTGAACTCACAAAAGAAAATTGCGAAATTCACTTGGGCGATAAATGTCCGAAAGGTTTTCAGCTTCGTCCGCATGTGGTTTGGTTTGGTGAAGCTGTACCTGAATTTGAAAACGCCATCCGGTTAGTTGAAACCGCTGATGTCTTTTTGATTATTGGCACTTCTATGCAGGTGTATCCTGCAGCAGGATTGATAAATTACGTGTCGCAGGATGTTCCAATCTACATAATTGACCCAAAAGATATTGGAATGAGTTATCATAACATTATTCACATTAAAAAAGGAGCGGGAGAGGGGATGAAAGAATTGAAAGAAAAATTGAAAATTAAAAATTAA
- a CDS encoding exported hypothetical protein (Evidence 5 : Unknown function), with protein sequence MKKIFLLIFIVSAFVLQAQISTPNGGFESWTTLSYTYPENYPINVNSDGFEKGGIFPLKKVAGYHGDYGVEIKSTVELGLGYFININPVSDDPYTWHGGFPYTQKPTGIRGYYKYNVASGDNGGMFVIFSKNGANIGTYMIPLGGLHEEYTLFDFDFSPTLTETPDSVVIGVASSWPDPVVGSILVIDSITFKGVASQPALMNGDFEQWDNNSMDVLDNWITQNESEHPESFAKTTDKHSGQYAVELRTYLGEEDNQPKTRAAVLMTGYYPNNCGENCHPVGGYPFTNQSDVLEFYYKYAPMGNDNAGVGLYFKKKDSGLDDWYGGILLSAASEYTYAEIPFNLSFVPDSVIVQINSSNWETISTANIGSTLKIDDICFRSQKTGLNNVFTKEISIYPNPTEKGFFIQNNLSVDKVVISDIRGAEVLKLSNINNYIDVSSLQKGIYLVQLHTKDSTYKRKLIKK encoded by the coding sequence ATGAAAAAAATATTCTTACTTATTTTTATTGTTTCTGCTTTTGTACTTCAAGCACAGATTTCCACTCCCAACGGAGGATTTGAATCATGGACAACTTTGAGTTATACTTATCCTGAAAATTATCCCATTAATGTAAATAGTGATGGGTTTGAAAAAGGAGGAATTTTTCCTCTTAAAAAAGTCGCCGGTTATCACGGAGATTATGGTGTAGAGATAAAATCAACCGTAGAGCTGGGTTTAGGTTATTTCATTAATATAAATCCTGTCTCAGATGACCCATATACATGGCACGGAGGATTTCCTTATACTCAAAAACCGACCGGAATACGTGGTTATTATAAATACAATGTTGCATCAGGAGACAATGGTGGTATGTTTGTAATTTTCTCTAAAAATGGAGCAAATATTGGGACATATATGATACCGTTAGGAGGATTACATGAGGAATATACCCTTTTTGATTTCGATTTTAGTCCAACTCTCACAGAAACTCCCGATTCGGTTGTTATTGGTGTGGCGTCAAGTTGGCCCGATCCTGTTGTAGGAAGCATACTGGTAATTGACAGTATTACATTCAAAGGTGTTGCATCCCAGCCCGCACTTATGAACGGCGATTTTGAACAATGGGATAATAATTCAATGGATGTGCTGGATAATTGGATAACGCAAAATGAATCCGAACATCCGGAATCATTTGCAAAAACAACAGATAAACATAGTGGACAATATGCGGTTGAATTACGCACATATCTTGGAGAAGAAGACAATCAACCCAAAACGCGCGCCGCGGTGCTAATGACGGGATATTATCCCAATAATTGCGGTGAAAATTGTCATCCTGTGGGTGGTTATCCGTTTACAAACCAATCGGATGTATTAGAGTTTTATTATAAGTATGCACCTATGGGAAATGACAATGCCGGAGTTGGACTTTATTTTAAGAAAAAAGATAGTGGATTAGACGATTGGTATGGAGGAATACTCTTATCCGCAGCATCAGAATACACGTATGCTGAAATTCCTTTTAACCTCTCCTTTGTACCGGATTCTGTAATTGTTCAAATAAATTCATCCAATTGGGAGACAATTTCAACAGCAAATATCGGTTCTACTTTGAAAATAGATGATATTTGTTTCCGCTCACAGAAAACAGGATTAAACAATGTTTTCACAAAAGAAATTTCCATCTATCCTAATCCTACTGAAAAAGGATTTTTCATACAAAATAATTTATCCGTAGATAAAGTTGTCATTAGCGATATTCGCGGTGCGGAAGTATTAAAATTGTCCAATATCAATAATTATATAGATGTTAGTTCTTTGCAAAAAGGTATTTATCTTGTTCAATTGCACACCAAGGACTCCACCTATAAAAGGAAATTAATAAAGAAATAG